TAGCGCGCATCCTCGATCAGCGGTTTCACTTTGGCGAAGAACTCGTCGGGCGCCCGGCGACGTTTCTGGGCGGCGGCGCGCAGGTTCATCGCCCAACGGATGGCAAGTCCGATCGCGACGGCAAGGCCCAGTATGGTGGTGATGTTCTGCAGCATAGAAATGGATTATGGCCCGCCGGGGTGGCGGGCCATAGTGTCGTGTTGCTGAGCCTCGCTCAATAACCTTGCGGCTTGGGCCAGGGCATCGTGAACTGGTCGCCGCGCCGCACATAGCGGTAGCGGTAGAAATGGAACCACAGCGACACAATCACATAGAAGATCACCATCGCGATCAGCTGCGAGCCGAAGCCGAGGAAAATCGCGAAGAAGGTGATGGCGCAGAGCAGGAACAGGCAGATCGCCGGGATCGGGTGGAACGGATGGGTATATCCGCGCCGGATCGAGCCCAGCGGCCATTTGTTGCGGAACATCACGATATTGATGCTCATGAACGTATATTGCAGCACGCCCGACAGGATCGAGAAAGTGATCGCCTGGTTGAGATCGGCGATGAAGGCGAAGGCCAGCGCAATCGGCAGCAAGAAGAGGATCGACCTGTAGGGCGTCCTGTATTTGGGATGCACCGCAGAGAACCATGTCGGCAGATAGCGATCGCGTCCGAGCGAGAACCAGGCCCGCGCCGCATCGTTGATGCAGCCATTGGCCGAGGCGACCGCCGAGAGCACCGTTCCCCAGAACAGGATGAATTCGAGCGTCGGGCTGCCCGTGACGCGCGCGGCGTCGAAGAGCGGGAAGAAGGTGAAGCCCAGATACTCCCAGGGAAGCAGGCTCGCACACACATACCAAGTGATCGCCGCGGCGATGAGCAGCGTGATCATGCCGGCCATCGTGCCGTAGGGCAGGGAACGCGACGGCGAGCGCACTTCCTCGGCCGCCTGCGTCGTTCCCTCGATGCCGAGATAGTACCAGATGGCGAACTGGAAGGCGGCGATGACGCCGATCCAGCCATAGGGGAGCGCGTTCTCCGGCGTGACCAGCTCGTTGAGCT
This genomic stretch from Nordella sp. HKS 07 harbors:
- a CDS encoding APC family permease, whose product is MSQAAQATAQVPAPGQRISLLRVLGPAHVWALGVGIVLVGEFTGWNFSADKGGALAALITCWFVGILYTSVAMIDSEVTSTVAAAGGQYAQAKHVVGPLMAFNVALYLVFAYTMLQVSDAILVGDLMVTVSATEGLTRHAFVVVTIVVLAWLNYRGVLMTLNVNFIITALAYASIVILFFSVQPWSQGVVLKLNELVTPENALPYGWIGVIAAFQFAIWYYLGIEGTTQAAEEVRSPSRSLPYGTMAGMITLLIAAAITWYVCASLLPWEYLGFTFFPLFDAARVTGSPTLEFILFWGTVLSAVASANGCINDAARAWFSLGRDRYLPTWFSAVHPKYRTPYRSILFLLPIALAFAFIADLNQAITFSILSGVLQYTFMSINIVMFRNKWPLGSIRRGYTHPFHPIPAICLFLLCAITFFAIFLGFGSQLIAMVIFYVIVSLWFHFYRYRYVRRGDQFTMPWPKPQGY